A genomic segment from Leishmania infantum JPCM5 genome chromosome 10 encodes:
- the Rab11 gene encoding putative small GTP-binding protein Rab11: protein MEETNLSFKIVLIGDSGVGKSNLMTRYTTNEFNQETPSTIGVEFMTKSVKIQSRDAKIQIWDTAGQERFRAISRSIYHGAKGAMLVYDITNQTSFDSIPTWLQELRVFVPATCCIFLIGNKCDLEHLRVVKKEAADRFARENGLSFLETSALERTNVDKAFEWLAKSVYEVVVTPQTREADRTAPKQGRTVNMNPSESPETKKTSGCC from the coding sequence ATGGAGGAGACCAACCTCAGCTTCAAGATCGTCCTGatcggcgacagcggcgtcgggAAGTCGAACCTCATGACGCGTTACACAACCAACGAGTTCAACCAGGAAACCCCGTCCACCATCGGCGTAGAGTTTATGACGAAGAGCGTCAAGATTCAGAGCCGCGATGCGAAGATCCAGATTTGGGACACGGCAGGTCAGGAGCGCTTCCGCGCCATCTCGCGCTCCATCTACCACGGTGCGAAGGGTGCCATGCTCGTGTACGACATCACGAACCAGACCTCCTTCGACTCGATTCCGACGtggctgcaggagctgcgcgtcTTTGTGCCAGCCACCTGCTGCATCTTCTTGATTGGCAACAAGTGCGATCTGGAGCACCTGCGCGTTGTTAAGAAGGAAGCGGCCGACCGCTTCGCTCGCGAAAACGGCCTGTCCTTCCTCGAAACGTCTGCGCTGGAGAGGACGAACGTAGACAAGGCCTTCGAGTGGCTCGCCAAGTCCGTCTACGAGGTCGTCGTCACCCCACAGACACGCGAGGCCGACCGCACGGCGCCGAAGCAAGGCAGGACGGTCAACATGAACCCCAGCGAAAGCCCGGAGACCAAGAAGACCAGTGGCTG